Part of the Gammaproteobacteria bacterium genome, GGCGCCAATCGTTGGCGCCGCCCGCATCTGGTTGCGATCGGTGCCCCCAGCAGGGAGAATAGCGGCGTTGTGAGCGAGGCCAACCCCGTTCTTTCTCCTGCCGCCGGCCCCGAAGAGGGCGGCCTGGACCGCGCTCTGCGCCCGCGGCTGTTGCGCGATTACATCGGCCAGCCTTCCCTGCACGAGCAGATGGAGGTGTTCATCGGCGCGGCCCGCAAGCGCGGCGAACCGCTGGATCATTTGTTGCTCTGTGGCCCGCCGGGACTGGGGAAGACCACGCTGGCTTACATCGTCGGCCACGAGATGGGGGTGGGTCTGCGCCAAACCTCGGGGCCGGTGCTGGAGCGCCCCGGCGACCTGGCCGCGATGCTGACCAATCTGGAGGAGCGCGACGTGCTGTTTATAGACGAGATGCACCGCCTGAGTCCGGTGGTGGAGGAGGTGCTCTATCCTGCCATGGAAGATTTCCGCATAGACATTATGATCGGCGAGGGCCCCGCCGCGCGCGCCATCCGGCTGGACGTGCCGCCGTTCACCCTGATCGGGGCCACCACCCGCGCCGGCCTGCTGACCTCGCCGTTGCGCGACCGCTTCGGCATCGTGCAGCGCCTGGAGTTCTATGGGACGGAAGAGCTGGCCCGCATCGTGCGCCGCTCGGCAGGTATCCTGGGGGTCGCGGTGGAGGATGACGGCGCTGTGGAGATCGCGCGGCGCGCCCGCGGCACGCCGCGCATCGCCAACCGGCTCTTGCGGCGCGCCCGCGATTATGCCGAGGTGCGCGGCGACGGCCGGGTAACGCGGGACGGCGCCCGGGCGGCCCTGGACCTGTTGAAGGTGGATGCCCACGGTCTGGACGAGATGGACCGCCGCTTTCTCAGCATGATCATAGAGAAATTCGACGGTGGGCCGGTGGGGATTGACAGTCTCGCCGCGTCGCTCAACGAGGAGCGCGATACCCTGGAGGACGTGGTCGAACCCTACCTGTTGCAGCAGGGCTTTTTGGCACGGACGCACCGCGGCCGGATCGCGACCCGCCTCGCCTGGCAGCGGCTCGGGTTGCCAGGGCCGAACGGCGGCGGGGATGCGCCACGGTTGTTTCCCGAACAGTAGCGTTGATCCTGGCCTCCCTCGCTTTGCCCGCGCCCGCGTCGGCGCCCGGTCCCGGTGCCCGCCNNNNNNNNNNNNNNNNNNNNNNNNNNNNGGTTTGTCATGAGCGCTGACCTGTCTTTTCTGCAACTGATCGCCGAGGCCAGCCTCCTGGTGCAGCTGGTCATGTTGCTGCTGCTTGCCGCCTCGGTCGTTTCCTGGACGATG contains:
- the ruvB gene encoding Holliday junction branch migration DNA helicase RuvB — translated: MSEANPVLSPAAGPEEGGLDRALRPRLLRDYIGQPSLHEQMEVFIGAARKRGEPLDHLLLCGPPGLGKTTLAYIVGHEMGVGLRQTSGPVLERPGDLAAMLTNLEERDVLFIDEMHRLSPVVEEVLYPAMEDFRIDIMIGEGPAARAIRLDVPPFTLIGATTRAGLLTSPLRDRFGIVQRLEFYGTEELARIVRRSAGILGVAVEDDGAVEIARRARGTPRIANRLLRRARDYAEVRGDGRVTRDGARAALDLLKVDAHGLDEMDRRFLSMIIEKFDGGPVGIDSLAASLNEERDTLEDVVEPYLLQQGFLARTHRGRIATRLAWQRLGLPGPNGGGDAPRLFPEQ